The sequence ATGACTGACTTTTGGTCGGCGCCGTAGCTCTCTGCAGAGAAGCAGCTAGACGTCGGGCTGCGGAGCGAGCGGTGTGGTGTGCGCGCCTTACGAAGATTTCATTTTCTGCGACTCTCTGACGCCGGGCCCCGTGTTTTCGGAACGGAGCGGGCAACCCGCTGTTGCTCCAACATCCTCAACAACACGGAGCCCGACATGACGCGACGCAGAACTTTCATCGTCGTTGCGGCCGCCGGGGCGATGCTCTCGTCGGCTGCTTCATCGACAATCGCCGCCCCCCTGATGCCGACAGCGACAACCGGTCCTGGGCCGAGCGTGCAGCAGATTCAGTATCGGCATTGGCACGGGCCGTACCGGCACCATCATTGGCACGGACCCCGCTACTACGGTAACGGCGCGGCCGTCCTGGGCGGGCTGGCCGCCGGCGCGATCGTCGGCAGCGCGATCGCAAATAGCCAAGCGCGTGCAAATGCCGACGCCTACTGCGCGCAGCGCTATCGCTCCTACGATCCGGGCTCAGGCACCTATCTGGGATACGATGGAGAGCGTCACCCCTGTCCCTGACGCGTTCTGATGATTCTCCCGTCGAAAGTGCAGGCGGGGAATGGAACCGGAGGACAGGACATCCATTTGGGGTATCGGGTGTCCAAATGGCCAAGATTGAAGACTATGCGTTGCTCGGCGATTGCAAGACTGCAGCTCTGGTCGGGCGCGACGGTTCGATCGATTGGCTGAGTCTTCACCGGTTCGATTCGGATAGCTGCTTCGCGAAGCTGCTCGGCGATGGGCAGAACGGCTACTGGAAACTGTCTCCGGCCGGCCGCTCTGCGGCCGAGCGGCGTTATCGCCCCGGCACTCTGATCCTGGAAACAATCTTCGAGACTGACCAAGGCAGCGTCCGCATCAGCGATTTCATGCCGCCGAAAACCGACCTGTCTAAGGTCGTCAGATCAGTCGAAGGCATCAAGGGCAAGGTCGAGATGCACAGCGAGCTGGTGGCGCGCTTCGACTACGGGGCCGGCGTGCCATGGGTGAGCCGGCTTGAGGATGGCGCGGTCAGCATGGTCGTCGGGGAGTCGATGCTGATCCTCAGGACCGACGTGACCATGCGCGGCGAAGCGATGAAGACCGTCGGCTCCTTTTCAGTCACACCGGCCCCAGCGCGTGGCTTTCGTTCTCTCGCACCAAATTTCCTACCAGGATCCTAACACCCGGGAAGACCCCGCGGCCCTCCTGAAACAGGCGGAGCCCTCTGGCGCGACTGGTCCAGCCGCTGCAAGGCAGCGGGGCCGTATTCGGAGGCGGTTCTGCGATCCCTCATCACGCTGAAGGCGCTGACGTTCGGGCCGAGCGGCGGCATCGTTGCCGCGGCGACGAAGCCCCTCCCGGAGCAGATCGGGGGGCCAAGAAACTGGGATTACCGCTTCTGCTGGGTTCGCGACCGGCACGCTGACGCTCTTGGCTCTCGGGGGAGCTGATTACTACGACGAGGCGCGCGCCTGGCGGGATTGGCTCGTCTGGGCTGTCGCGGGAAGTCCCAAGCAACTTCAGATCATGTACGTGGTCACCGGCGAGCGCCGCCTGACCGAATGGGAGATCCCGTGGCTGTCGGGCAATGACGAAACCAGTCCGGATCGGAAACGTGGCGCAAACTCAGCTTCAGCTCGATGTCTGTGGACGCCTTGTACCAGGCTCGCCGCGGCGGACTCCGCGAGAACAAGCGGGCCTGGGCGATCCAATGCGCCTTGCTCGACCATCTCAAGCGTATCTGGAGAGAGCCGGATGAAGGCCTCTGGGAGGTTCGGGGCGGAGCAAAGCACTTCACCTTTTCGAAGATCATGGCGTGGGTCGCCTTCGATCGGGCGATCAAATCGGCCGCCGAATTCGACATGCATGGGCCGTTCAGGAGTGGGAGGCCGCAGCGCGCCGCGATCCACGAAGACGTATGCCGGCACGGCTACGATGAAGGGCGCCAGACGTTCGTCGAGGTCTACCGCGAACCGCAGCTCGATGCGAGCCTGCTGCTGGTACCGGCCGTCGGCTTCTTGCCGCCCGAGGATCCGCGCGTGATCGCGACCATCTACGCGATAGAACGCGAGCTGCTCGCGGACGGCTTGGTGCGGCGGTACGATACGGGTGCGACGAAGGACGGTCTCCCGCCCGGCGAAGTCATGTACTTGGCTTGCAGTTTCTGGCTGGGCAGATGCGTATCATCTAATCGGCCGTGACGCGGATGCCAAGACGCTGTTCAAGCGGCTTCTTGCGCTCCGCAACGACGTCGGCCTGCTCTCCGAGGAGTACGACACCTCGCGGCGGCGCCTCGTCGGCAACTTTCCGCAGGCCTTCTCCCACATCGCGCTGTTCAACACCGCCCACAACCTCACGCACTGCGAAAAGCCGTCGGAGCACCGCGGCGGCAAAAAGGCCCTTCCCGATAAGGGCAAGGAAGGGCGGGCTCCGCTCAGAAGGTAGCGATGGTAGTGAACTCGACCGCCGCGACCGCTCCAGTCGGTCCTGGCGAGCGCTCGCGCCCACACGTACGCTTCCGGTTGTGCTGGAGGGCCAGCCTGCGCTGGTGACGGGCGCAAACTCCGGGATCGGCGGCGCGGTCGCGCTCGGACTGGCCGCCTCGGGCGCGGATGTTGTCGTCATTACGTCGTGGATCCCGCCGCGCCTGATAAGGTCGTCCATGAAATCGAGGCCGGTGGCCGGAAAGCGATCGCGATTAATGCGGACGTCAGCAACGAGGAGGATGTCCGCTCGATGTTCGCTCGGGCGATTGATCATTTCGGGACGCTGCACATCGTGGTGAACAACGCCGGATTGCAGCGCGACGAACCCTTTCACGACATGACCATCGAGCAGTGGAATAAGGTTCAGCGTCAATCTCACCGGCCAGTTCCTCTGTGCCCGGGAATCCGTCCGCGAGTTCAGGAGACGCGGTGTCGTGAAGGACATCTCGGCCGCCGGCAAGCTCTTTCGCATGACCTCTGCCCACCAGGAGATACCCTGGGCTGGGCACGCGAACTGTGCGGCATCCAAAGGCGGCGTCATGCAGATGATGCGAAGCGTCGCCCAGGAGTGTCATCCGCGTCAACGGCGTGGCGCCGGGCGCCATTCGGACGCTCATCAATCGGTCCGCCTGGGAGACCAAGGAGGCCTGCGAAAATCCGATGACGCTTGTGCCCTACAAGCGCATAGGCGAGCCCGACGATGTTGCCCAGGCAGTCGCTTGGCGCGTCTCCGATGCGGCCGACTACGTCACGGGCCTGGCCCTGTTCATCGACGGTGGCATGATGCTGTTCCCCGGGTTTGCGACCGGCGGTACCGCCGGCTAGGCGGTCGTGTCGAAGAGGTGGGCCTAGCGACCGATCGGCCCGTCGCGCCTCAGTGCCGTCGCGGATCGCTGTGCTGCCCAGTGAGCGAGCCTTATGCAGCCCTTCATGCAATGCCGATCTCGATTTTGCACCCGCTGCGATACTCAGCACGTCTGCGTTGCGGTCGCATTTCGAAACGACACAACTGAAGGCTTCAGCGACGTGCTTTTGCATCAGAACTGCACGGATCTTGTATTGAAATGACAATGAAATTCGTTTGCGGGATCTCATCTCTGATGAAATACAAGCCTTCAAACAAACAAGCAAAGCGGTACAGAATCGCCCAAGGAGGCTTCAATGTCACGAAACGTAGTACGACAGGTCGCCGATCGTCGGGAGCTTTTAGCCGTCGGTGCCGCTATCGCAGCGCTCGTGCCGCTCTCCGGAAGCGCATCCGCGGCGAGCAGACATTCTCACGCCGCCAAGAGAAAGGCTCGAACCGATAAAACGTTCGAGACCGCAGCGATGCTTCGAGATCTTTGGATCGGGCACATCTTCTGGGTAAGGGCGGTCTCACTCGCCACGATCGAAAAGCAGGACGATGTCGCAAAAACTGCAGAGCAACAAGCCGTGGCCAACGCCCGGTCCATCGCCGCAAGCATCGAGCCATTCTACGGAGCGGGGGCCAAGGACGCCTTCTTCAAGCTCCTCGCGGGGCATTATAGTGCCGTAAAGGCCTATCTTGTGGCGACCGTCGCAAGCGACGCTGCCAAGCAAGGCGCGGCAACTCAGACACTGACGTCGAACGCCGAGGAGATTGCCACCCTCCTGAGCAAAGCAAACCCCTATTTACCGAAGGACGCAGTGAACAATCTTCTTTTGGCGCACGGCGGTCATCACATCCAGCAGATCCAGCAGCTGAAGGATCACAAGTATGATGCCGAGGCTCACACTTGGGAAGAAATGAAAAGCCACATCTATCAGATCGCAGATGCTACTGCCGATGCTTTAGCAAAGCAGTTTGCGGAGAAGTTTTCCTGACCTTCGACACGGACGACGAGCGTATGAGTGAAGTGCTGCTCGTCGTCGTGATCGTCCTTGTTGCGACGAACACTGAGGGCGTCCGAGGGAAATTCGACGTTCTGATCGCAGACGTCGCTCGTTGATCGACGATGTCTAACGGCGCATCGCTTGCAATCTCGAGCGGGCCTGCGACAAGCCGGAAAGTCGCCTTTCCGATGCCGATTTGCAATACCGCCTACTCGATCCGCTTAGCGCGTGCGTTACACGTCCGCCCGGCGGCGGCGTGGTTCGCCTGCTGGAGAAGCCCACCCTGTCAGTTTCTGCAGCGACGATCTTGGTTCTATAGCCAGGCTTGGTCTTCTTTCTTGACCCAGATCGATCCGACGTGAAACCTCATCGGCGCTGTTGCCAACAAATCAAAAGCCCTGACTGCTCATTGTTGGACGAACATTCAACGAGTGATCAGGCGTCATGCCTCCACCCGGCTCAGGCCGCGAGTAGACCGTCCAAAGAATGGGAGCGAAGGTCCGGTGCAATGTTCATTCGCGTATGCGGTCGAAGAGGGCTGCTCGCGAACTGCACTATAACTCCTCCAACGCCACCAACATTCTTGATGCAAAATGACAATAACTTTCGCTTGTAGAAACTGAGCGAATGACGCGTAGTTGTGCACGGCAGGCGATGAAATAGACAATCCAAAGAGTCAAAAGACTGAAGATCCTCATCTCTTCTCGCAGGGAAACAAAAAATCATGCCGAACTCTCGGTTACCCCAACAAGCGCACTCAGACGACACGATCCAACAATTCGCGCCAACTCCTCGAAGGATGAGCGACGCCGACCCCAGATATTTTGGCTATTGGTCCAAAGAGGAGATAATAAATTTCCTCAAGCTTCTTCTTGAAAGTGAACGCATCGGCATCACTGCATATGCGGCGATCGGACACGCGGCAGATTCGCATGTTGCAGACATCGCCCTCGAAGCCGAATTGGGTCAGGGGGCAATTTGCGTCCTCCTCAAGAAGGAACTTGTCGCCAGAGGAGCAGCTAACATACTTCCTCGCAACACGACAACCGCTCTTCCCAGCACCGATTGCAGCCTCCGAAGACGGATCGGTTTTGCAAGTCACAATCAGGCTAGGTTGGCGGACATGATCGAGGAAGCCATCCTGAACATCTTCGATTCAAAACTCAATGCGAAGCTTATGTATTTGCTGTTGCTACATCGCAAGCAAGTCGAGCAGCTCGAAACGTTGGTCACCTAGCTCGATCAGTCCACCTTCATGATTCCTCGAATCTTCCGCGTGGATCTGCAAAGGCAAACGCTTCAGGCAATGTTGGATCGAACAATCG is a genomic window of Bradyrhizobium sp. CB1717 containing:
- a CDS encoding BA14K family protein, yielding MTRRRTFIVVAAAGAMLSSAASSTIAAPLMPTATTGPGPSVQQIQYRHWHGPYRHHHWHGPRYYGNGAAVLGGLAAGAIVGSAIANSQARANADAYCAQRYRSYDPGSGTYLGYDGERHPCP
- a CDS encoding SDR family NAD(P)-dependent oxidoreductase, whose product is MDPAAPDKVVHEIEAGGRKAIAINADVSNEEDVRSMFARAIDHFGTLHIVVNNAGLQRDEPFHDMTIEQWNKVQRQSHRPVPLCPGIRPRVQETRCREGHLGRRQALSHDLCPPGDTLGWARELCGIQRRRHADDAKRRPGVSSASTAWRRAPFGRSSIGPPGRPRRPAKIR
- a CDS encoding SDR family oxidoreductase — translated: MAPGAIRTLINRSAWETKEACENPMTLVPYKRIGEPDDVAQAVAWRVSDAADYVTGLALFIDGGMMLFPGFATGGTAG